The following are from one region of the Corylus avellana chromosome ca1, CavTom2PMs-1.0 genome:
- the LOC132182805 gene encoding protein NRT1/ PTR FAMILY 3.1-like, with the protein MELERANNNNMAKDEKQENMEDFQRKKKKLGGFRTMPFILGNEICDRFATTGFHANMITYLTQELNMPLVAASNTLTNFSGTASFTPLIGALIADSFAGRFWTIMAGSIIYELGLVCITISAVLPKLHPPPCATQENCKEASAMQLWVLYISLLLTSIGSGGIKPCVVTFAADQFDMTKSSVAGRSWNLFNWYYFSMGMATLTALTVVVYIQDNVGWGWGLGVPTIAMSLSILAFLFGFPLYNRLKPGGSPLVRLTQVVVAALKKKKQVVPEDAGLLYENRELDADISVHGRLLHSNQFKWLDKAAIVTEGDTTDSKTPNLWRLATVHRVEELKSIIRMLPIWAAGILLVASSSHQHSFTIQQARSMDRHLSKSFQIPPATLSIFGVLTMLSGLVLYERLFVPFARRFTGNPSGITCLQRMGVGFVVNIVATIVASFVEIKRKAVAGNHNLLDDPKAIIPISVFWLVPQFCLHGVAEVFMSVGHMEFLYDQSPESMRSTAVALYWIAISMGNYAGTLMVSLVHKYSGMKSNWLPDRNLNRGRLEYYYLLVSGVQVINLFYYVVCAWFYTYKPLEEESQICNNDKIPSVIVDKKRGEEAN; encoded by the exons ATGGAGTTGGAGAGagcaaacaacaacaacatggCTAAAGATGAGAAGCAGGAGAATATGGAGGATTttcaaaggaagaagaagaagcttggaGGGTTCAGAACAATGCCATTCAtccttg GAAATGAAATATGCGACAGATTTGCGACAACTGGGTTCCATGCAAACATGATAACGTACCTGACACAAGAGCTTAACATGCCGCTGGTGGCGGCCTCCAACACCCTCACCAACTTCAGTGGGACTGCCAGTTTCACGCCATTGATTGGTGCTTTGATTGCTGACTCCTTTGCAGGCCGCTTTTGGACCATCATGGCTGGTTCTATTATCTATGAACTG GGATTGGTTTGCATCACCATATCAGCAGTATTGCCAAAGCTTCACCCTCCACCATGTGCAACTCAAGAGAACTGCAAGGAAGCTTCAGCAATGCAGCTTTGGGTCCTCTACATCTCTCTCCTCCTTACATCTATTGGCTCAGGTGGCATCAAGCCTTGTGTAGTTACCTTTGCTGCAGACCAATTTGACATGACCAAATCAAGTGTAGCTGGCCGAAGctggaatttgtttaattggtATTACTTTAGCATGGGAATGGCAACATTAACTGCCCTAACTGTAGTGGTTTACATCCAAGATAATGTGGGTTGGGGCTGGGGTCTTGGAGTCCCAACCATAGCCATGTCCTTGTCAATCTTAGCCTTTTTGTTTGGTTTCCCTCTTTACAATAGATTAAAACCAGGGGGTAGCCCCTTGGTTAGATTGACTCAGGTGGTTGTTGCAGCcctgaaaaagaagaaacaagttGTACCAGAAGATGCAGGGCTCTTGTATGAAAATAGAGAACTCGATGCTGATATTTCTGTGCATGGAAGGCTTCTACACTCCAATCAATTCAA GTGGTTAGATAAAGCTGCAATAGTAACAGAAGGCGACACAACAGATTCAAAGACACCAAATCTATGGAGGCTTGCCACTGTCCATCGCGTGGAGGAGTTAAAATCCATTATCCGAATGCTTCCCATATGGGCTGCCGGAATTTTACTTGTTGCCTCATCTTCTCACCAGCATAGCTTCACCATCCAACAAGCTCGTAGCATGGATCGCCACTTGTCCAAATCCTTCCAAATCCCTCCGGCCACTTTATCCATCTTTGGCGTCCTAACCATGCTCAGTGGCCTTGTTCTATACGAACGTCTTTTCGTACCCTTTGCTCGCCGGTTCACTGGAAATCCGTCCGGCATCACATGCCTGCAAAGAATGGGTGTAGGCTTTGTGGTAAACATCGTTGCCACAATTGTTGCATCATTTGTTGAGATCAAGAGAAAAGCAGTTGCCGGCAATCACAACTTGTTGGATGATCCAAAAGCAATTATCCCAATAAGTGTTTTCTGGTTGGTGCCTCAGTTTTGCCTCCATGGGGTAGCCGAAGTTTTCATGTCTGTTGGGCACATGGAGTTTCTCTACGATCAATCACCTGAAAGCATGAGAAGCACGGCCGTGGCACTTTACTGGATAGCAATATCAATGGGGAATTATGCAGGCACGCTGATGGTGTCCCTTGTTCATAAGTATTCTGGCATGAAAAGCAACTGGCTGCCTGATAGGAATCTAAACAGGGGTAGGTTGGAGTACTATTATTTGCTTGTTAGTGGAGTCCAAGTCATTAATCTCTTCTATTATGTGGTGTGTGCTTGGTTTTACACATATAAGCCATTGGAAGAGGAAAGCCAGATATGCAACAATGATAAAATCCCATCTGTGATTGTGGATAAGAAAAGGGGTGAAGAGGCAAATTAA